From Qingrenia yutianensis, the proteins below share one genomic window:
- a CDS encoding septum formation initiator family protein yields the protein MQKRKLKRKLTLSKLLALVFMCAAAVILIKQQGEINYHNKKIAQLQSDIKTEEKLKKELEEKSAIYSSDYYIEKIAREELGLVMPDEKVFIDANGN from the coding sequence ATGCAGAAGAGAAAGCTTAAAAGAAAGCTGACTTTAAGTAAGCTGCTGGCGCTTGTTTTTATGTGCGCGGCTGCCGTTATTTTGATAAAGCAACAGGGTGAAATAAATTATCATAACAAAAAAATCGCACAGCTTCAGTCTGATATTAAAACAGAGGAGAAGCTTAAAAAGGAACTTGAAGAAAAAAGTGCGATTTATTCATCGGATTACTACATAGAAAAGATAGCGAGAGAAGAACTCGGGCTTGTTATGCCCGACGAAAAAGTGTTTATCGACGCTAACGGTAACTAA
- a CDS encoding S1 RNA-binding domain-containing protein translates to MQVEVGKIYEGKVTGITNFGAFVEIGAGATGLVHISEVALEYVKDIREHLKVGETVKVKVTNVDPSGKIGLSIKQAIKQEEASAPKSKRPAEFVWDKKPAGDISFEEKLNKFKQASEEKMHDLKRSMEPKRGSNRKNY, encoded by the coding sequence ATGCAGGTTGAAGTCGGCAAAATTTACGAAGGAAAGGTTACGGGTATCACAAATTTCGGCGCGTTTGTCGAAATAGGGGCAGGCGCTACAGGGCTTGTGCATATTTCAGAAGTGGCGCTCGAATATGTTAAGGATATACGCGAACATCTCAAGGTTGGAGAGACGGTTAAAGTAAAGGTTACAAACGTTGACCCGAGCGGAAAAATCGGTCTTTCCATAAAGCAGGCAATTAAGCAGGAGGAGGCGTCGGCGCCCAAATCAAAGCGTCCTGCGGAGTTTGTCTGGGACAAAAAACCTGCCGGCGACATTTCTTTTGAAGAAAAGCTTAACAAATTTAAGCAGGCGAGCGAAGAAAAAATGCACGACTTAAAAAGAAGTATGGAGCCGAAACGCGGTTCAAACCGTAAAAATTATTAA
- the lon gene encoding endopeptidase La — protein sequence MTGNNLKIYDNNALIDNEDLNENSDNVEKNDSENDKKTKILPLLPLKGLPVFPYMVLHFDVRRAFSIKALEGSLAENQLIFLTAQKNPLINAPMRDELFWTGTVARIKQVLKLPENNARVLVEGISRARIVKFIADVPYFECEIEELESFCADDEETQIKNEALMRKIKSQLISYYDVNPKFTPDAVKSAAEITNPNEFADLVSAGISFDIDAKQALLEETDVTKRLEMLVDFIDREIKILTVERDINRKVSGNIDKNQKDYYLREQLKVIRSELGDRDEIEAEADELKDRLVRANAPDYVLKKADKELSRMVKMQSGNPETSVIRTYVEWLCDIPWSVSTEENNDIESAKKVLDDDHYGLEKVKERILEYLAVRKLSGNLKSPIICLVGPPGVGKTSIALSVARALGRNYARISLGGVRDESEIRGHRKTYIGSMPGRIISALKQAKSNNPLLLLDEIDKLSRDFKGDPSSALLEVLDAEQNFAFRDHYIELPFDLSKTLFITTANSLDGIDRPLLDRMEVIHISGYTDEEKLNIAKKYLVPKQLKQNGLKKSNVKFSDGSLISVIDNYTRESGVRELERKIAAVLRKCAKRIAGGEVKSVSVSEKNIESYLGRKIFIKNEKNRESEIGIVTGLAWTQYGGDTLSVEVNVSKGSGKIELTGSLGDVMKESAMTAISFVRSCADKYGFDGDFYKNNDIHIHVPEGATPKDGPSAGITMATALISALSGKRVKKDVAMTGEITLRGRVLPIGGLKEKSLAAYRIGIGTIVIPDENVPDLEDIPQNIREKINFVPAKNMDTVLKTALEQE from the coding sequence TTGACCGGCAACAATCTTAAAATATATGATAACAATGCTTTAATTGATAATGAAGATTTAAACGAAAATTCGGATAACGTTGAAAAAAACGACAGCGAAAACGATAAGAAAACAAAAATTCTTCCGCTTTTGCCTCTTAAAGGTCTGCCTGTTTTTCCGTATATGGTTTTGCATTTTGACGTGCGCCGTGCGTTTTCCATAAAAGCGCTTGAAGGCTCGCTTGCGGAAAATCAGCTTATATTCTTGACCGCGCAGAAAAATCCGCTCATAAACGCGCCTATGCGTGACGAACTTTTTTGGACGGGCACCGTTGCGAGAATTAAACAGGTTTTAAAACTTCCCGAAAACAACGCGCGCGTGCTTGTTGAAGGAATAAGCCGTGCGCGAATTGTGAAATTTATCGCAGACGTTCCGTATTTTGAGTGCGAAATTGAGGAGCTTGAAAGCTTTTGCGCGGACGATGAAGAAACGCAGATTAAAAACGAGGCGCTTATGCGCAAAATAAAATCCCAGCTTATAAGCTACTATGACGTTAACCCGAAATTTACGCCTGACGCAGTAAAAAGTGCGGCGGAAATTACAAATCCGAACGAATTTGCCGACCTTGTGAGCGCCGGCATAAGTTTTGATATTGACGCAAAACAGGCGCTTCTGGAGGAAACAGACGTTACAAAACGCCTTGAAATGCTTGTTGATTTTATCGACCGCGAAATAAAAATTCTGACGGTTGAGCGCGATATAAACCGCAAAGTGAGCGGAAATATCGACAAAAATCAAAAAGATTATTATCTGCGCGAACAGCTTAAAGTTATACGTTCGGAGCTTGGCGACCGCGACGAAATCGAGGCGGAGGCGGACGAGCTTAAAGACAGGCTTGTGAGAGCCAATGCGCCCGATTATGTCCTTAAAAAGGCGGACAAAGAGCTTTCGCGTATGGTGAAAATGCAGTCGGGAAATCCCGAGACTTCAGTTATCCGCACATATGTCGAATGGCTTTGCGACATTCCGTGGAGCGTTTCGACCGAGGAAAACAATGATATAGAAAGCGCAAAAAAAGTGCTTGACGACGACCATTACGGTCTTGAAAAGGTGAAAGAGCGAATTTTGGAATATCTCGCAGTGCGTAAGCTTTCGGGAAACTTAAAATCGCCCATAATCTGCCTTGTCGGCCCTCCGGGGGTGGGAAAAACGTCAATCGCGCTTTCGGTTGCGCGCGCACTCGGAAGAAATTACGCGCGTATATCGCTTGGCGGTGTGCGCGACGAATCGGAAATCCGCGGTCACAGAAAAACGTATATCGGTTCTATGCCCGGACGTATAATTTCCGCGTTAAAACAGGCAAAATCGAACAATCCTCTGCTTTTGCTTGATGAGATAGACAAGCTTTCGCGCGACTTTAAGGGCGACCCGTCGTCGGCGCTTTTGGAGGTTTTGGACGCCGAACAGAATTTTGCATTCCGCGACCATTATATCGAACTTCCGTTCGACCTTTCAAAAACGCTTTTCATAACAACCGCAAATTCGCTCGACGGCATTGACAGACCTCTGCTTGACCGTATGGAGGTTATTCATATTTCGGGCTATACCGACGAGGAAAAGCTTAATATCGCGAAAAAATATCTTGTGCCGAAACAGCTTAAACAAAACGGACTCAAAAAGTCGAACGTTAAATTTTCGGACGGCTCGCTCATTTCGGTTATCGACAATTACACGCGTGAGTCGGGTGTGAGAGAGCTGGAGAGAAAAATCGCCGCGGTTTTGCGCAAATGTGCAAAACGAATTGCCGGCGGTGAGGTTAAAAGCGTGTCGGTGAGCGAAAAAAATATCGAAAGCTACCTCGGCAGAAAAATATTTATCAAAAACGAGAAAAACAGAGAAAGCGAAATCGGCATTGTAACAGGTCTTGCGTGGACGCAATACGGCGGCGATACGCTTTCGGTTGAGGTTAATGTATCCAAGGGAAGCGGAAAAATCGAGCTTACAGGCTCGCTCGGCGACGTTATGAAAGAGTCGGCTATGACCGCAATCAGCTTTGTGCGTTCGTGCGCCGATAAGTACGGATTTGACGGTGATTTTTACAAAAATAACGACATTCACATTCACGTCCCCGAGGGTGCAACGCCGAAAGACGGTCCGTCGGCAGGCATAACGATGGCGACTGCGCTTATTTCCGCGCTTTCGGGAAAACGCGTGAAAAAGGACGTTGCAATGACGGGAGAAATCACGCTCCGAGGCAGAGTTTTGCCCATCGGCGGACTTAAAGAAAAGTCGCTCGCGGCGTACCGCATCGGAATCGGCACAATCGTAATTCCCGACGAAAATGTTCCTGATTTGGAGGACATTCCGCAAAATATCCGCGAAAAAATCAACTTCGTGCCGGCTAAAAATATGGACACAGTGCTCAAAACCGCATTGGAACAGGAGTAA
- the yihA gene encoding ribosome biogenesis GTP-binding protein YihA/YsxC, whose translation MNLNNVSLTVSAVDMKQYPKTNFKEIAFAGRSNVGKSSLINKLLNRKSLARVSSKPGKTATINFYNIDNTMNFVDLPGYGYAKVSKAEKKKWADMIETYLNTREQLCQVILLVDSRHTPTENDITMLRYIRACCERAVVIATKCDKLSASQLNEHLSDIIKTLSLSGDDIIIPFSTVNGTGVEEFYAYIEEVLEIEV comes from the coding sequence ATGAATTTAAACAATGTTTCGCTTACCGTTTCGGCGGTTGATATGAAGCAATATCCAAAAACGAATTTTAAGGAAATCGCGTTTGCAGGACGCTCAAATGTCGGCAAATCGTCGCTTATAAACAAGCTTTTGAACAGAAAAAGCCTTGCGCGCGTCAGCTCAAAGCCGGGCAAAACTGCAACGATAAATTTTTATAATATCGACAACACAATGAATTTTGTAGACCTTCCCGGTTACGGCTACGCAAAGGTTTCAAAAGCGGAAAAGAAAAAATGGGCGGATATGATTGAAACGTATCTTAACACGCGCGAGCAGTTATGCCAGGTTATTTTGCTGGTTGACAGCCGTCACACGCCCACCGAAAACGACATTACAATGCTCCGCTATATCCGCGCGTGCTGTGAAAGGGCGGTTGTTATCGCCACGAAATGCGACAAGCTTTCGGCATCACAGTTAAACGAGCATCTTTCCGACATTATAAAAACGCTATCGCTTTCGGGCGACGACATTATAATTCCGTTTTCAACGGTAAACGGCACGGGTGTTGAGGAATTTTACGCATATATTGAAGAAGTTTTGGAAATTGAAGTATAA
- the pcrA gene encoding DNA helicase PcrA, whose product MTNLLDGLNDRQKEAVTTTEGPLLVLAGAGSGKTKVLTHRVAYILENRLAAPWEILAITFTNKAANEMCTRIANIVGQMSEDIWIKTFHSACLRILRRDIEKLGYTSNFNIYDTNDQKRLIKDCLRELNLNEDNYPIKSVISKISSAKDEMIDCKEFAKRNDDFRGEKYAMIYARYQQKLKENNAMDFDDLIAKTVELFKDNPDVLEYYQNKFKYIMVDEYQDTNNLQYIFVSMLAEKHRNICVVGDDDQSIYKFRGANIRNILDFEKQFDDAKNIKLEQNYRSTQTILDAANAVIANNFERKEKKLWTNQGEGEKIEVRTCSDQVDEAMYISGEIEKLVSSGKYSYKDIAILYRTNAQTRALEDNLSCPYRVLSGLRFYDTKEIKDILSYLRVIYNPNDDVNLTRIINVPKRGIGDTTVGKIAAFAESMGVSMFDIISDEKYLEALGRSSAKIREFSAIINNLREYIDNIPLVDLMDKVFTETGYADSLMTENTPEARGRIENLQEFKSKALEYEKNVEEPTFGGFLDNISLVSDIDNYDTEQDAIVLMTLHSAKGLEFPVVFMCGLEKGLFPSYQSEGELDKLEEERRLCYVGITRAREKLYITYALQRVMFGKTESKVVSEFVGEIPEKLLNRTDNVVRKQFASYGSARGYSGSDLFGGAGKKSDMDYSAIIAKSTKSGAEMKSSVTYKKGERVMHKKFGEGMIVGITESGGDMMLEILFDNVGTRNLMASFARLKKL is encoded by the coding sequence ATGACAAATTTGCTTGATGGATTGAACGACAGACAAAAAGAGGCAGTTACAACAACCGAGGGTCCGCTTTTGGTGCTTGCCGGCGCAGGAAGCGGAAAAACAAAGGTTTTAACGCACAGAGTTGCGTATATTCTGGAAAACAGGCTTGCCGCGCCGTGGGAGATTTTGGCGATAACATTCACCAACAAAGCGGCAAACGAAATGTGCACGCGTATTGCAAACATCGTGGGTCAGATGAGCGAAGATATTTGGATAAAAACCTTCCACTCGGCGTGCCTGCGCATATTAAGACGCGATATTGAAAAACTCGGCTACACGTCAAATTTCAATATTTACGACACAAACGACCAGAAAAGGCTTATCAAAGACTGTCTGCGCGAACTTAACTTAAACGAGGACAATTATCCGATTAAAAGCGTTATTTCAAAAATCAGCTCGGCTAAAGACGAAATGATTGACTGCAAGGAGTTTGCAAAGCGCAATGACGACTTCCGCGGTGAAAAATACGCGATGATATACGCGCGTTATCAGCAAAAACTCAAAGAAAACAACGCTATGGATTTTGACGATTTGATTGCAAAAACCGTCGAACTTTTTAAGGATAATCCCGACGTTTTGGAATATTATCAGAATAAATTCAAATACATAATGGTGGATGAGTATCAGGATACAAACAATTTGCAGTATATTTTCGTGTCTATGCTCGCCGAAAAGCACCGCAACATCTGCGTTGTGGGCGACGACGACCAGAGTATTTACAAATTCCGCGGCGCGAATATAAGAAATATTCTCGACTTTGAAAAGCAGTTTGACGACGCGAAAAATATCAAACTTGAACAGAATTACCGCTCAACCCAGACAATTCTCGACGCGGCGAATGCGGTTATAGCAAACAACTTTGAGCGCAAAGAAAAAAAGCTTTGGACAAATCAGGGCGAAGGCGAAAAAATCGAGGTGCGCACCTGCAGTGACCAGGTGGACGAGGCGATGTATATTTCGGGCGAGATAGAAAAACTTGTTTCGTCGGGCAAATATTCGTATAAGGATATTGCGATTTTATACCGTACCAACGCGCAGACACGTGCGCTTGAAGATAACCTCTCGTGTCCGTACAGAGTGCTTTCGGGTTTGAGGTTTTACGATACAAAGGAAATCAAGGATATTTTGTCGTATTTGAGGGTTATCTACAATCCCAACGACGATGTTAATTTAACCAGAATTATAAATGTTCCCAAACGCGGAATAGGTGACACCACGGTGGGAAAAATCGCCGCATTTGCCGAGAGTATGGGCGTTAGTATGTTTGACATTATAAGCGACGAAAAATACCTCGAGGCACTCGGACGGAGCAGTGCGAAAATCCGCGAGTTTTCGGCGATTATAAACAATTTGCGTGAATATATTGATAACATTCCGCTTGTTGACCTTATGGACAAAGTTTTTACCGAAACGGGTTATGCCGACAGCCTTATGACTGAAAATACCCCCGAGGCAAGGGGCAGAATTGAAAATCTTCAGGAGTTTAAGTCAAAAGCTTTGGAGTATGAGAAAAACGTTGAAGAACCTACATTCGGCGGATTTCTGGACAATATTTCGCTTGTGTCGGACATTGACAACTACGACACCGAGCAGGATGCTATCGTTTTGATGACTCTGCACAGCGCAAAGGGACTGGAATTTCCCGTTGTGTTTATGTGCGGACTGGAAAAGGGACTTTTCCCGAGTTATCAGTCGGAGGGCGAGCTTGACAAGCTGGAGGAGGAAAGACGTCTTTGCTATGTGGGAATTACGCGCGCACGTGAAAAATTATACATCACATATGCGCTTCAGCGCGTGATGTTCGGCAAAACCGAAAGTAAGGTTGTGTCGGAATTTGTGGGCGAAATTCCCGAAAAACTTCTTAACCGCACCGACAACGTTGTAAGAAAACAGTTTGCGTCATACGGCAGTGCGAGGGGATATTCGGGAAGCGACCTTTTCGGCGGTGCCGGTAAAAAGAGCGATATGGATTACAGTGCGATTATCGCAAAAAGCACCAAGAGCGGTGCGGAGATGAAAAGCAGTGTGACCTACAAAAAAGGCGAGAGAGTTATGCACAAAAAATTCGGCGAAGGTATGATTGTGGGCATAACCGAAAGCGGCGGCGATATGATGCTTGAAATTTTGTTTGACAATGTCGGAACGCGTAATCTTATGGCGTCGTTCGCACGGCTCAAAAAACTTTAA
- a CDS encoding class I SAM-dependent DNA methyltransferase: MEQYADFAYYYDKLTYDVEYEKIADFVKKIFDKYANGKVSLVCDLACGTGTVCNFLADSGFDMIGVDFSPSMLNIAMEKRGERNILYLNQDIADFELYGTVDAFLCLLDSVNHLDCEDDFERMFNYANNYLNPEGLFIFDVNSPYKFEHILSDNVFTYDSDDIYYVWENDFDKDEGICTFYLTFFVNENGLYRRFDEQHTERVYTDEKIRKTAEKNGFEIVGMFGGNYDFKSPECDEERIFYAAKKIKNVKMEK; encoded by the coding sequence TTGGAACAGTATGCTGATTTTGCTTATTATTACGATAAGCTCACTTATGATGTCGAATACGAAAAAATTGCTGATTTTGTGAAGAAAATTTTTGATAAATATGCAAACGGCAAGGTGTCGCTTGTGTGCGACCTTGCGTGCGGAACGGGCACGGTGTGCAATTTTCTGGCTGATTCGGGTTTCGATATGATAGGTGTGGATTTTTCGCCGAGTATGCTTAATATTGCTATGGAAAAGCGCGGCGAAAGGAACATTCTGTATCTTAATCAGGATATTGCTGATTTTGAACTTTACGGCACGGTTGACGCGTTTCTGTGCCTTTTGGACAGCGTAAATCATTTGGACTGTGAGGACGATTTTGAAAGAATGTTCAATTACGCGAATAATTATCTCAATCCCGAGGGATTGTTTATATTTGATGTAAATTCGCCGTATAAATTTGAGCATATTTTATCGGACAACGTTTTTACATACGACAGCGACGATATTTACTATGTCTGGGAAAATGATTTTGACAAAGACGAGGGCATATGCACGTTTTATCTCACGTTTTTTGTAAACGAAAACGGGCTTTACAGACGTTTTGACGAACAGCATACCGAAAGAGTTTACACCGATGAAAAAATACGTAAAACCGCCGAAAAAAACGGCTTTGAAATTGTCGGAATGTTCGGCGGAAATTATGATTTCAAATCTCCCGAATGTGATGAAGAACGGATTTTTTACGCTGCGAAAAAGATAAAAAACGTTAAAATGGAAAAATAA
- the smpB gene encoding SsrA-binding protein SmpB, with product MDSIKIIAQNKKAWHDYFIIEQLECGISLAGTEVKSLRDGKVNLKEAYAQISNGEVYIKQMHISPFEKGNIFNKDPMRDRKLLLHKSEIRKLIGQTKEKGFSLVPTKIYFKNSKVKVEIALARGKKDYDKRQSIAKKDAQRSMDRKMKEFRYQKIKPRVV from the coding sequence TTGGACAGTATAAAAATAATTGCACAAAATAAAAAAGCGTGGCACGATTATTTTATAATCGAGCAGTTAGAGTGCGGTATCAGCCTTGCCGGAACGGAGGTAAAATCTCTGCGTGACGGCAAAGTTAACCTCAAAGAAGCATACGCGCAAATTTCAAACGGCGAGGTTTACATAAAGCAAATGCACATAAGTCCGTTTGAAAAGGGAAATATTTTTAATAAAGACCCTATGCGCGACCGCAAACTTCTTTTGCACAAAAGCGAAATAAGAAAGCTTATAGGTCAGACAAAAGAAAAAGGTTTTTCGCTTGTGCCGACAAAAATTTATTTTAAAAATTCAAAGGTTAAGGTAGAAATTGCACTTGCACGCGGCAAAAAAGATTACGACAAGCGCCAAAGCATTGCAAAAAAAGACGCACAACGCTCAATGGACAGAAAAATGAAAGAATTTAGGTATCAGAAGATCAAACCCCGTGTGGTTTAA
- the rnr gene encoding ribonuclease R, translated as MTQKEKLSAFFADDLYVPMTLDDIKAVLGVPDGDTAEFENIIKELCDDGVIVKTKKKRYVLAKTLGLVSGKFQSTERGFGFMLCGDGDIFIPSDKTGGAMNGDTVSVRITSRKTKTKRGEGEVVSVLKRASEYIVGTFEKNRNFGFVVPDDRRIKQDIFISKYKNSGVKDGDKVVCKITEFNAERKNPEGIITEILGNYAEKGVDVLSVIKRFGIDDEFDVKTLAEADKISEEIKESEIQNRRDFRKDTVITIDGADAKDLDDAVCVKKSENGYILSVHIADVTHYVKENGAIDKEAYKRGTSVYFADRVVPMLPKKLSNGICSLNPRVDRLTLSVIMEIDEKGNLTNSEVCEGIIKTKERMTYEDVTKILDGDKELCKKYKHILDDLYLMQTLALILKGKRLKKGGIDFDFPETKIELDENGRPIKISKREITIANSIIEEFMLMCNKTVAETFFWASVPFVYRVHEKPSAEKITAFNEFVKNMGFSIKGASEPHPKEFARLLDKIKNTPYERIISTALLRSLMKAKYSSQNAGHFSLAFEYYCHFTSPIRRYPDLAIHRIIKEFLNGGLTEERINYLTAFTERTAVHSSETEITAQEAEREVCDIKKAEFMEDKVGGEFDGIISSVTSFGFFVELENSVEGLVRVADLDDDYYVYDEKTYSLRGERSGKIYKIGDEVKVIVANVDVLSHKIDFVLS; from the coding sequence ATGACACAAAAAGAAAAACTTTCCGCATTTTTTGCCGACGATTTGTATGTTCCGATGACGCTTGACGATATAAAAGCGGTTCTCGGCGTACCCGACGGCGACACGGCGGAATTTGAAAACATAATAAAAGAGCTTTGCGATGACGGAGTTATTGTTAAAACCAAGAAAAAACGCTATGTGCTCGCAAAAACTCTCGGTCTTGTAAGCGGAAAATTTCAGAGCACCGAGCGCGGTTTCGGGTTTATGCTCTGCGGGGACGGCGACATTTTCATTCCGTCCGACAAAACAGGCGGTGCAATGAACGGCGACACGGTATCGGTGCGAATAACGAGCAGAAAAACCAAAACCAAGCGCGGTGAGGGCGAGGTTGTGTCGGTGCTCAAGCGCGCGTCGGAATATATTGTCGGCACGTTTGAAAAAAACCGTAATTTCGGGTTTGTTGTCCCCGACGACAGGCGCATCAAGCAGGATATTTTTATTTCAAAATACAAAAATTCGGGCGTTAAAGACGGTGACAAGGTTGTTTGCAAAATCACGGAGTTTAACGCCGAGAGAAAAAATCCCGAGGGAATTATTACCGAAATTCTGGGCAATTATGCCGAGAAAGGCGTTGACGTTCTGTCGGTTATAAAGCGTTTCGGAATTGATGACGAATTTGACGTAAAAACGCTTGCCGAGGCGGACAAAATAAGTGAAGAAATAAAAGAATCCGAAATTCAAAACCGACGCGATTTCCGAAAAGACACCGTTATCACAATCGACGGCGCGGACGCAAAAGATTTGGACGACGCGGTGTGCGTCAAAAAGAGCGAAAACGGATATATCTTATCCGTTCACATTGCCGACGTTACGCACTATGTAAAAGAAAACGGCGCAATCGACAAGGAGGCATACAAGCGCGGAACGAGCGTATATTTTGCCGACCGCGTTGTGCCTATGCTCCCGAAAAAGCTTTCAAACGGCATATGCTCGCTCAATCCGAGGGTTGACAGGCTGACTTTATCTGTTATAATGGAAATTGACGAAAAGGGAAATCTTACAAATTCCGAAGTATGCGAGGGAATTATCAAAACAAAAGAACGTATGACCTACGAGGACGTCACGAAAATTCTTGACGGCGACAAAGAGCTTTGCAAAAAGTATAAGCATATTTTGGACGATTTGTATTTAATGCAGACGCTTGCACTTATTTTAAAGGGAAAACGCCTAAAAAAAGGCGGTATCGACTTTGATTTTCCCGAAACGAAAATTGAGCTTGACGAAAACGGCAGACCGATAAAGATTTCAAAACGCGAAATAACGATCGCAAATTCGATTATTGAGGAATTTATGCTGATGTGCAACAAAACGGTTGCAGAAACGTTTTTCTGGGCAAGCGTGCCGTTTGTATACCGAGTGCACGAAAAACCGTCCGCGGAGAAAATAACGGCGTTTAACGAATTTGTCAAGAATATGGGATTTTCAATAAAAGGCGCGTCCGAACCGCACCCGAAAGAATTTGCGCGTCTTTTGGACAAAATCAAAAACACACCCTACGAAAGAATAATTTCAACCGCGCTTTTGCGTTCGCTTATGAAAGCGAAATATTCGTCGCAGAACGCAGGACATTTTTCGCTTGCGTTTGAATATTACTGTCATTTCACGTCGCCCATAAGACGTTACCCCGACCTTGCTATTCACCGAATTATAAAGGAATTTTTAAACGGCGGTTTAACCGAGGAGCGAATAAATTATCTTACCGCGTTTACCGAGCGTACGGCAGTTCATTCGAGCGAAACGGAAATCACCGCACAGGAGGCGGAACGCGAGGTTTGCGACATCAAAAAAGCTGAATTTATGGAAGATAAGGTCGGCGGTGAATTTGACGGAATTATTTCGTCGGTTACATCGTTCGGATTTTTTGTTGAACTTGAAAACAGCGTCGAGGGGCTTGTGCGCGTTGCCGACCTTGACGACGATTATTATGTTTATGATGAGAAAACCTATTCCCTGCGCGGTGAGCGGAGCGGAAAAATTTATAAAATCGGCGACGAAGTGAAAGTTATCGTTGCAAATGTTGACGTACTTTCGCATAAAATAGATTTTGTTTTAAGTTGA
- a CDS encoding DUF1015 domain-containing protein has protein sequence MSVFDKAKIILPKNCDMEKWSVVACDQYTSEPQYWESVKKTVGNAPSVLNMIFPEIYLNDGDADERTAKINDAMKKCLENGNVYETEPCLIYVERTLENGSVRKGIVGVIDLEEYDFNVGSQSKIRATEGTVLERIPPRVKVRCDALLEFPHVMLLIDDDKKEIIEKIDKSALEPIYNFSLMENSGRIKGYKITDTDEILEKLEKLGDKKAFEEKYSVSGKGVLQYAVGDGNHSLATAKTCYENEKAKIGDEAKNLPLRYALVEVVNLHDESLVFEPIHRVVFGVDEEKFVNALAEKYQIEKADKGDFEIVSNGTKTAYVIKNPDFNLTVGCIQSFIDGYLKENGGSVDYIHGASVAEKLAEEKGNAGILLNAMQKSDLFKTVILDGALPRKTFSMGEACDKRFYLEGRKIR, from the coding sequence ATGTCTGTTTTTGATAAAGCAAAAATTATACTTCCCAAAAACTGCGATATGGAAAAATGGAGCGTTGTGGCGTGCGACCAGTACACCTCCGAACCGCAGTATTGGGAAAGCGTGAAAAAAACCGTGGGAAATGCACCGTCTGTGCTCAATATGATTTTTCCCGAAATTTATTTAAATGACGGTGATGCGGACGAGCGTACGGCAAAAATCAATGATGCGATGAAAAAATGTCTTGAAAACGGCAACGTTTACGAAACCGAGCCGTGTCTTATTTATGTTGAGCGCACGCTTGAAAACGGCAGTGTGCGAAAGGGAATTGTCGGTGTTATCGACCTTGAAGAATACGATTTTAACGTCGGCTCGCAAAGCAAAATCCGCGCGACGGAAGGCACTGTTCTGGAAAGAATTCCGCCCCGTGTAAAGGTTAGATGCGATGCGCTTTTGGAATTTCCGCACGTTATGCTCTTAATTGACGACGATAAAAAAGAAATTATCGAAAAAATCGACAAATCGGCACTCGAGCCGATTTACAATTTTTCGCTTATGGAAAATTCGGGCAGAATAAAGGGATATAAAATCACCGACACGGACGAAATCCTTGAAAAACTTGAAAAACTCGGCGATAAGAAAGCATTTGAAGAAAAATATTCGGTGAGCGGAAAAGGCGTTTTGCAGTATGCTGTGGGCGACGGAAACCATTCGCTCGCGACTGCGAAAACCTGCTATGAAAACGAAAAGGCAAAAATAGGGGATGAGGCGAAAAATCTTCCCTTGCGTTATGCGCTTGTCGAGGTTGTAAATCTTCACGACGAGTCGCTTGTTTTTGAGCCTATTCACCGCGTTGTTTTCGGTGTTGACGAAGAAAAATTCGTAAATGCGCTTGCGGAAAAATACCAAATCGAAAAAGCGGACAAGGGCGATTTTGAAATTGTGTCAAACGGCACAAAAACCGCATATGTTATAAAAAATCCCGATTTTAATCTTACTGTCGGCTGTATTCAAAGCTTTATCGACGGATATTTGAAAGAAAACGGCGGAAGTGTGGATTATATTCACGGCGCGTCTGTTGCGGAAAAGCTTGCCGAAGAAAAAGGAAATGCCGGCATACTTTTAAACGCTATGCAAAAGAGCGATTTGTTTAAAACCGTCATTCTCGACGGCGCATTGCCGAGGAAAACTTTTTCTATGGGCGAGGCGTGCGACAAGCGTTTTTATCTTGAAGGACGAAAAATCAGATAA